One Nitrospinota bacterium genomic window carries:
- the atpD gene encoding F0F1 ATP synthase subunit beta codes for MSGKNIGKISQVMGPVVDVSFADGTLPALYNAVRIKNPIEGEGDIVCEVALHLGNNSVRTVSMHPTDGLVRGMDVEDSGAPITVPVGEEVLGRILNVVGEPADKKPPVQSKERWSIHRDAPSFEEQDTKMEMLETGIKVIDLLEPYLKGGKTGLFGGAGVGKTVLIMELIRNIGAEHSGYSVFAGVGERTREGNDLYHEMVDSNVIDKTALIYGQMTEPPGARMRVALTGLTMAEYFRDVGGQDVLLFIDNIFRFSQAGSEVSALLGRIPSAVGYQPTLATEMGNLQERITSTKKGSITSVQAVYVPADDLTDPAPATTFAHLDATTVLNRRISELGIYPAVDPLDSTSRILDPEILGNDHYNVARGVQKVLQRYKDLQDIIAILGMDELSEEDKATVMRARKIQKYLSQPFFVAEVFTGSPGKYVKVKDTVEGFKEILEGRMDDVSEQAFYMVGNLDEVMEKEKKLKAKS; via the coding sequence ATGAGCGGAAAAAATATTGGAAAAATCTCCCAGGTGATGGGTCCCGTTGTGGATGTTAGCTTTGCAGACGGAACATTGCCCGCATTGTACAATGCGGTCCGCATCAAAAACCCCATTGAGGGGGAGGGAGACATTGTTTGTGAAGTGGCACTGCATCTTGGCAACAACTCGGTTCGTACCGTTTCCATGCACCCGACAGACGGATTGGTCCGCGGCATGGATGTGGAAGATTCCGGCGCACCGATCACCGTTCCGGTTGGAGAAGAAGTCCTGGGGCGAATTTTGAATGTTGTCGGGGAACCTGCCGATAAAAAGCCTCCTGTGCAGTCCAAGGAACGATGGAGCATTCATCGCGATGCGCCTTCCTTCGAGGAACAAGACACCAAAATGGAAATGCTGGAAACCGGGATCAAGGTCATTGACCTTCTCGAGCCTTATCTCAAGGGCGGAAAAACCGGACTTTTCGGTGGCGCGGGCGTGGGCAAGACCGTTCTCATCATGGAATTGATCCGTAATATCGGCGCTGAGCACAGTGGCTATTCGGTGTTTGCTGGAGTTGGCGAAAGAACCCGTGAAGGAAACGATCTTTATCATGAGATGGTGGATTCCAATGTTATCGACAAAACCGCGCTGATCTATGGCCAGATGACGGAGCCTCCCGGCGCTCGAATGCGTGTCGCATTGACGGGCTTGACGATGGCGGAGTATTTCCGTGATGTTGGCGGACAAGACGTACTGCTGTTCATCGATAATATTTTCCGTTTCTCCCAGGCAGGGTCGGAAGTATCCGCTCTGTTGGGGCGTATCCCCTCGGCGGTTGGTTATCAACCGACACTGGCTACGGAAATGGGCAACCTGCAGGAACGCATCACATCCACTAAAAAGGGCTCGATCACGTCCGTACAGGCAGTTTATGTTCCTGCCGATGACTTGACCGATCCGGCTCCGGCGACGACGTTCGCGCATCTCGATGCGACCACCGTTTTGAACCGGCGCATCTCGGAGCTTGGAATTTATCCTGCCGTTGATCCCCTGGATTCTACGTCCCGCATCCTTGACCCTGAGATTTTAGGTAATGATCATTACAATGTGGCTCGTGGAGTTCAAAAAGTTCTTCAGCGCTATAAAGATCTTCAGGACATCATTGCAATTCTCGGAATGGACGAACTGTCGGAAGAAGACAAAGCGACTGTTATGCGCGCCCGGAAAATTCAGAAATATCTATCACAACCCTTTTTCGTCGCCGAAGTTTTTACCGGCTCACCAGGGAAATATGTAAAAGTGAAAGATACCGTCGAAGGTTTCAAGGAAATCCTGGAAGGGCGAATGGACGATGTGTCCGAGCAGGCTTTCTATATGGTTGGCAACCTTGATGAAGTTATGGAAAAAGAAAAGAAATTGAAAGCGAAATCCTGA
- a CDS encoding F0F1 ATP synthase subunit epsilon yields the protein MADQLTLSIVTPEKLVVNEEVDQVNVPGSEGDLGILYGHAPIITNLRPGSLSYEKGEQTTQLIVSGGYLEVTDNRVIILAEAAEFSHEVDRERAESAKVKAEKILGQTDLTDEAFKEAQDDLFRAVARLEHTKD from the coding sequence ATGGCCGATCAACTGACATTGAGTATCGTGACCCCCGAGAAGCTGGTGGTCAATGAGGAAGTGGACCAGGTCAACGTCCCCGGTTCGGAAGGGGATCTGGGCATCCTTTACGGTCACGCGCCCATTATCACCAACCTGCGCCCCGGATCTCTGTCCTACGAAAAGGGAGAGCAAACCACTCAGCTTATCGTGAGCGGCGGGTATCTGGAAGTGACCGATAACCGGGTGATCATTTTGGCCGAGGCCGCCGAATTTTCCCATGAGGTCGACCGGGAACGGGCGGAAAGTGCGAAAGTCAAAGCGGAAAAAATTCTCGGTCAGACCGATCTCACCGACGAAGCGTTTAAAGAAGCCCAGGACGACCTGTTCCGCGCCGTGGCCCGTTTGGAGCATACGAAAGACTAA